A part of Phycisphaerae bacterium genomic DNA contains:
- the rpoD gene encoding RNA polymerase sigma factor RpoD yields MEQQDPVIESMLTKGRQAGYLTYEAISETLIDASPEQLDAILMQLDETGIDLVDDDEAQRRLRGEQAGAAPAEAEMEEGLDEDFNLDEELAEASNRRIDDPVRMYLTQMGEIPLLSREEEIRLAKKIELTRMAFRRKVLESDYCLDQATRILQQVESGDLPFDRTMKTSSAETLDKESVNKRLPENLKTVRSILGRNLEDWDKLNVPRISAVQRDRLRKRIAAGRRKAVTLIEELGLRTSKVVPLMRRLENLALKMVDLQKRIDDAKDDKDLLPEDIEVMKEELEGMMRLVLETPEDLTRKVSQLDRVYHEYETAKQLLSGGNLRLVVSIAKKYRNRGLSFLDIIQEGNTGLMRAVDKYEYRRGYKFSTYATWWIRQAITRAIADHARTIRIPVHMIETMSKLRNVSKQLLQELGREPTIDEIAKEAKMPVVEARRVMKISRHPISLDRPVGDSEDSYFGDFIEDETAESPVESATQEMLKDKIEAVLKSLTYREREIIKLRYGIGDGYTYTLEEVGKIFKVTRERVRQVEAKALKKLQHPVRARKLMGFVDGAKLSNPGEEEEMLEEHE; encoded by the coding sequence TTGGAGCAGCAGGATCCGGTCATTGAGTCGATGTTGACCAAGGGCCGGCAGGCCGGCTACCTGACGTACGAGGCGATCAGCGAGACGCTCATCGACGCCAGCCCGGAGCAGTTGGATGCGATCCTGATGCAACTGGACGAGACGGGAATCGACCTCGTCGACGACGACGAGGCCCAGCGCCGTCTTCGCGGCGAACAGGCCGGCGCCGCGCCGGCCGAAGCGGAGATGGAAGAGGGTCTCGACGAAGACTTCAACCTCGACGAGGAATTGGCCGAGGCCTCGAACCGTCGGATCGACGATCCGGTTCGCATGTATCTGACCCAGATGGGGGAGATCCCGCTGCTGAGCCGCGAGGAGGAAATCCGCCTCGCCAAGAAGATCGAGCTGACGCGGATGGCGTTCCGCCGCAAGGTGCTCGAGAGCGACTACTGTCTGGACCAGGCGACCCGCATCCTCCAGCAGGTGGAGAGCGGGGATCTGCCGTTCGACCGGACGATGAAGACCTCGAGCGCCGAGACGCTGGACAAGGAGTCGGTCAACAAGCGTCTGCCGGAGAATCTCAAGACGGTCCGGTCCATTCTCGGGCGGAACCTGGAGGACTGGGACAAGCTGAACGTTCCGCGGATTTCCGCGGTTCAGCGGGACCGGCTCCGCAAGCGGATCGCGGCGGGCCGCCGCAAGGCGGTCACGCTGATCGAGGAACTGGGCCTGCGGACCAGCAAGGTGGTTCCGCTGATGCGCCGGCTTGAGAATCTCGCCCTGAAGATGGTCGATCTGCAGAAGCGCATCGACGACGCGAAGGACGACAAGGACCTGTTGCCGGAAGACATCGAGGTGATGAAGGAGGAGCTCGAGGGGATGATGCGGCTGGTGCTGGAGACTCCGGAAGACCTGACCCGCAAGGTCAGCCAGCTCGACCGCGTCTACCACGAGTACGAAACGGCCAAGCAGTTGCTGTCGGGTGGAAACCTGCGGTTGGTCGTCTCGATTGCCAAGAAGTACCGCAATCGCGGCCTGTCCTTCCTGGACATCATCCAGGAGGGCAACACGGGCCTGATGCGGGCGGTGGACAAGTACGAGTATCGCCGCGGATACAAGTTCAGCACGTACGCGACGTGGTGGATCCGCCAGGCGATCACGCGGGCCATCGCCGATCACGCCCGGACGATCCGGATCCCGGTGCACATGATCGAGACCATGTCGAAGCTGCGGAACGTCTCGAAGCAGCTTCTGCAGGAGCTCGGCCGGGAGCCCACGATCGACGAAATCGCCAAGGAAGCGAAGATGCCCGTGGTCGAAGCCCGTCGGGTGATGAAAATTTCACGTCACCCGATCAGTCTGGATCGGCCCGTCGGCGACAGCGAAGACAGCTATTTCGGCGATTTCATCGAGGACGAGACGGCCGAGAGCCCGGTCGAATCGGCGACCCAGGAGATGCTCAAGGACAAGATCGAAGCCGTGCTCAAGTCGCTGACCTATCGCGAGCGGGAAATCATCAAGCTGCGGTACGGAATCGGCGACGGGTACACCTACACCCTCGAAGAGGTCGGCAAGATCTTCAAGGTGACCCGCGAGCGGGTCCGGCAGGTGGAAGCCAAGGCGCTTAAGAAGCTTCAGCACCCGGTGCGCGCCAGGAAGCTGATGGGTTTCGTGGACGGCGCCAAGCTCAGCAACCCGGGCGAAGAGGAAGAGATGCTCGAAGAGCACGAATAG
- the thrS gene encoding threonine--tRNA ligase: MRFDDGRVREAQGPDQIVEIVKEECPDLADRVIGLKTDGRVVDLNAPTPGDGEVRPVFGTDSDPVALEILRHSTAHLLAQAVRDLYGEKVQYTIGPALIEDFKYGFYYDFDLPEPVGTEDLAKIEKRMHKLAQKREAFVRHEVPVDQAKAEFEKIGQGYKVELIDDLVRNEGVREVSLYRHGQFLDLCRGPHVPHSAMLKVFKLLSVAGAYWRGDAANKMLTRIYGVAYFEQENLDKHLERIAEAERRDHRVLGKQLDLYSISDLVGPGLILWHPNGAIIRQTIERFWIDEHIKHGYKILYTPHIAHERIYQTSGHLEAYGEMMYSPMDIEGQNFRVKPMNCPGHLEIFKSQTRSYRDLPLRYCELGTVYRYEPSGTLHGMLRVRGFTQDDAHVFCSLEQLTDEIEKIYEFVDFMMRTFGYQYKVELATRPEKSIGTDEEWEKSTAALRAVLDKRRIPYGVEEGGGVFYGPKIQMLLVDSLGREWQGPTVQVDLNLPRRFGCTYIGADNREHVPVMIHRALLGSMERFVGGLVEHYAGAFPIWLAPVQVVVMPVSEKFNAYGRQVYQRLFDASVRVELDDSDDKIGAKIRRATMQKAPYMLIVGAREQEAGQVSVRSRKAGDVGQQDLEGFVAAVTDEIKTKAL; the protein is encoded by the coding sequence CTGCGTTTCGACGACGGGCGGGTCCGCGAAGCCCAAGGGCCCGACCAGATTGTGGAAATCGTGAAGGAAGAGTGTCCTGATCTTGCGGATCGGGTGATCGGCCTGAAGACCGACGGCCGGGTGGTTGACCTGAACGCTCCGACGCCCGGGGACGGCGAGGTCCGCCCGGTCTTCGGCACGGACAGCGATCCGGTGGCCCTGGAAATCCTGCGCCACAGCACGGCCCACCTTCTGGCCCAGGCAGTTCGCGATCTCTATGGCGAAAAGGTCCAATACACGATTGGTCCAGCCTTAATTGAGGATTTCAAGTACGGCTTTTACTACGACTTCGATCTGCCCGAGCCGGTCGGGACGGAAGACTTGGCCAAGATCGAAAAGCGGATGCACAAGCTGGCCCAGAAGCGGGAGGCTTTCGTGCGGCACGAGGTGCCGGTCGATCAGGCCAAGGCTGAGTTCGAGAAGATCGGACAGGGCTATAAGGTCGAGTTGATCGATGACCTGGTCCGCAACGAGGGGGTTCGTGAGGTCAGCCTGTACCGGCACGGCCAGTTCCTCGACCTGTGTCGCGGTCCGCACGTACCGCATAGCGCGATGCTCAAGGTCTTCAAGCTGCTGAGCGTGGCGGGGGCCTACTGGCGGGGTGATGCCGCAAATAAGATGCTGACAAGGATTTACGGTGTTGCCTATTTTGAGCAGGAGAACCTGGACAAGCATCTGGAGCGGATCGCGGAGGCTGAACGTCGTGACCATCGGGTGCTTGGCAAGCAGCTTGATTTGTATTCGATAAGCGATCTTGTTGGGCCGGGTCTGATCCTCTGGCACCCGAATGGAGCGATCATTCGCCAGACGATCGAGCGGTTCTGGATCGACGAGCACATCAAGCACGGCTATAAGATCCTTTACACCCCGCATATCGCCCACGAGCGGATTTACCAGACCTCCGGGCACCTGGAGGCCTACGGCGAGATGATGTACTCACCGATGGACATCGAGGGGCAGAACTTCCGGGTCAAGCCGATGAATTGCCCGGGCCACCTGGAGATATTCAAGAGTCAGACCCGAAGCTACCGCGATCTGCCGCTGCGGTACTGCGAGCTGGGGACGGTCTACCGCTACGAGCCCAGCGGGACGCTGCACGGGATGCTTCGGGTGCGCGGGTTTACCCAGGACGACGCCCACGTGTTCTGCTCGCTGGAGCAGCTCACCGACGAGATCGAGAAGATCTACGAATTTGTAGATTTTATGATGCGGACCTTCGGCTACCAGTACAAGGTCGAGCTGGCCACGCGGCCGGAGAAGAGCATCGGGACAGATGAGGAGTGGGAAAAATCGACGGCGGCTTTGCGGGCGGTGCTCGATAAGCGTAGAATACCATATGGAGTCGAGGAAGGCGGGGGAGTATTTTACGGACCCAAGATACAGATGCTGCTGGTGGACAGCCTCGGTCGCGAATGGCAGGGTCCGACGGTGCAGGTGGATTTGAACCTGCCGCGTCGGTTCGGCTGCACGTACATCGGGGCCGACAACCGCGAGCACGTGCCGGTGATGATCCACCGGGCCCTGCTGGGCTCGATGGAACGGTTCGTGGGCGGGCTGGTCGAGCACTACGCCGGGGCGTTTCCGATCTGGCTGGCACCGGTGCAGGTGGTGGTGATGCCGGTCAGCGAGAAGTTCAACGCGTACGGCCGGCAGGTGTACCAGCGGCTGTTCGATGCGTCGGTGCGGGTCGAACTGGACGACTCCGACGACAAGATCGGGGCCAAGATCCGGCGGGCGACGATGCAGAAGGCGCCGTACATGCTGATCGTGGGCGCGCGGGAGCAGGAGGCGGGTCAGGTCTCGGTCCGGTCGCGCAAGGCGGGCGACGTGGGTCAGCAGGATCTGGAGGGCTTCGTTGCCGCGGTAACCGACGAGATCAAGACGAAAGCATTATGA
- a CDS encoding translation initiation factor IF-3: MRVNEEIRIPNVRVIGAEGQQLGVLATQEALRIARQDGLDLVEVAPKENPPVCRILDFDKYRYQQQKKEHEARKKQHVIELKELRIRPKTDRHDQEIKTNRARQFLDEGHKVQFTMLFRGRERLHENIGHEIFREIAESLQDVGKVERESRLEGRRMVLILVPAKAAPPPKKSGEAKKQPPKSEPKASASPSAEAPAEPPVADIQEQPQESVRAAGDAQV, from the coding sequence ATGCGAGTGAATGAGGAAATCCGAATCCCGAACGTTCGGGTCATCGGTGCTGAAGGGCAGCAATTGGGGGTGCTTGCGACCCAGGAGGCGTTGCGGATCGCCCGGCAGGACGGGCTGGACCTGGTGGAGGTGGCGCCGAAGGAGAATCCCCCGGTCTGTCGAATCCTGGATTTCGACAAGTACCGTTATCAGCAGCAGAAGAAAGAGCACGAGGCGCGAAAGAAACAGCACGTGATCGAGTTGAAGGAGCTTCGGATTCGGCCGAAGACCGACCGGCACGATCAGGAGATCAAGACCAATCGGGCCCGGCAGTTCCTGGATGAAGGGCACAAGGTGCAGTTCACCATGCTCTTCCGAGGCCGGGAGCGGCTTCACGAGAACATCGGGCACGAGATCTTTCGCGAGATCGCCGAGAGCCTTCAGGACGTGGGCAAGGTGGAGCGGGAGAGCCGTCTGGAAGGGCGGCGGATGGTTTTGATTCTGGTGCCGGCCAAGGCCGCTCCGCCTCCGAAGAAGTCGGGCGAGGCCAAGAAGCAGCCGCCGAAGTCCGAGCCGAAGGCCTCAGCGTCGCCGTCGGCCGAGGCACCGGCGGAGCCGCCCGTTGCGGACATCCAGGAACAACCCCAGGAATCGGTGAGGGCCGCCGGAGATGCGCAGGTTTAG
- a CDS encoding pyrroline-5-carboxylate reductase, producing the protein MRRFRLGFVGAGNMAEAICRAVVQAGVHKADQIVAYDVSEKRRRVFRDELKVSLAQDNASVTAGSDMVILAVKPQQFAEVLDEIRSSVSSDQLIVSIAAGFSTSFIQTGVGKSAPIVRVMPNTPLFVGCGMTAIVKGATATDEHVAQVSRIFAASGLTVIVPESRIDAITAVSGSGPAYFFYVIEAMVQAGVDMGLPRSEAVRLAAQTCLGAGRMVLQTQAEPEELRRRVTSPGGTTEAAFEVLEADGVKRAFVEAVKAAAQKSRQLGR; encoded by the coding sequence ATGCGCAGGTTTAGGCTCGGGTTTGTCGGTGCGGGCAACATGGCTGAGGCGATCTGCCGCGCGGTGGTCCAGGCGGGCGTTCACAAAGCCGACCAGATCGTGGCGTACGACGTGTCGGAGAAGCGCCGGCGCGTTTTCCGCGACGAGTTGAAGGTGTCGCTGGCCCAGGACAACGCCTCGGTGACCGCAGGGAGCGACATGGTGATCCTGGCGGTCAAGCCCCAGCAGTTCGCTGAGGTGCTCGACGAGATTCGTTCGAGCGTCTCGTCCGATCAATTGATCGTTTCGATCGCGGCGGGATTTTCCACGTCGTTTATTCAGACGGGCGTGGGCAAGTCGGCGCCGATTGTCCGCGTGATGCCGAACACGCCGCTGTTCGTCGGCTGCGGAATGACCGCCATCGTCAAGGGCGCGACCGCCACTGACGAGCACGTGGCCCAGGTCAGCCGCATCTTCGCCGCCTCCGGTCTGACCGTGATCGTGCCGGAGAGTCGGATCGACGCGATCACCGCCGTCAGCGGGTCGGGTCCGGCGTACTTCTTCTACGTGATCGAGGCGATGGTCCAGGCGGGAGTGGACATGGGCCTGCCGCGCAGCGAAGCCGTGCGGTTGGCGGCGCAGACGTGCCTCGGCGCCGGGCGCATGGTACTCCAGACCCAGGCCGAACCGGAGGAACTGCGCCGGCGAGTCACGTCACCGGGCGGCACGACCGAGGCGGCGTTCGAGGTGCTCGAAGCCGACGGCGTCAAACGAGCTTTTGTCGAGGCGGTCAAGGCCGCCGCCCAAAAGAGCCGCCAACTCGGCCGTTGA
- a CDS encoding YggU family protein: MSRIGEAAAFRMFKEVPDGVEVRVKVVPGSTRTKIVGRLGDDLKVAVSAPPEKGKANQALTRFLADRLGLGKNEVQVISGQNNPRKTLLIRGVSMEYCKQKLLADG; this comes from the coding sequence ATGAGCCGCATTGGTGAGGCCGCCGCATTCCGCATGTTCAAAGAAGTTCCTGACGGCGTCGAGGTGAGGGTGAAGGTCGTTCCCGGATCGACCCGGACGAAGATCGTCGGGCGGCTGGGCGACGATCTGAAGGTGGCGGTCAGCGCACCTCCCGAAAAAGGGAAAGCCAATCAGGCCCTGACCCGGTTCCTCGCCGACCGGCTGGGGCTGGGCAAGAATGAGGTCCAGGTCATCTCCGGGCAGAACAATCCTCGCAAGACGCTGCTGATCCGGGGTGTATCGATGGAGTATTGTAAGCAGAAGTTGTTAGCGGACGGTTAG